The genomic stretch tttaccTCTCATATGAATGCCTGCGATGGGAAAAGAGAAAAgcctctctcttcttttatatatatataaaaaaaattttctgaagcccaaaaaaatttcttagcaaagcataaattgaaaaattcaaagCATTGTTAATATCGCATGCCTGTACAAGCcgttagatttttaattaaatttgattattatcaattattctaataatatttaacgTAAATACACTTTTTTATTAGAACTAATATCGGTATGCATAGATcatgataattattataaagtcaatttattatcaatatttgtattttaaatgagCAATAAATTATTAGGGCCAGTTATGGCTAGGTCCATAATCCGTACCCAACTGGCCCAACCGATTTATTTCCGCACAGTCTCGGTGTCTCCTACAAGAAGCTCCCGCCTAATTCTAACCACACTCAGAGCCGTGAAGTCCAGATGACCCTCTTCTCTGTATTGGAGGCAATTTCCGTCACTCTGGTCTCTTATGCTAAAGATCTCCTTGATTTACTTCATCTCCCACTTACCCACAAATCTCTCAAACTCACCCAACAATGCCATGCTCGAATTCTCTCTCTTGGTTTCACTCAACACCCCTTTTTGGCCACAGAACTCGTCTCTGCATACGCTGTATACGGTGTCCCAACTCGTTTTTAACTCGCTCCAAATCAAGAGTGTTATCTATGGAACTCATTGATTAATGGGTGTGTGGAAAATCATGTTTATAATGAAGCTGTTGGTTGGTTTTATTAAGTTGCCGTGGTGTTTTGCTTATGATTATACACTTGCAACGATATCAAAGGTTTGTGGTGAGATTGGTGACTTGAATTCAGGGAAATTGATTCAtgggaaaatttttaaaattgggtTTGTTTTCGATTTTATAGTTGCCAATTCTCTTATGTCAATGTATAGCAAATGTGGGGAGTTTGGAGAATGTTTGAAActgtttgatgaaatgcctgAAAGAAATGTGGGTGCTTGGAATGTTATTATATCGGGATATGCGGATTCAGGGGACCTTAATTTTTATAAGGATATGTCAGATTTTGTTAAAGATATGCAAATCGAGGGGTTAAAACCTGATGTAATCACAGTCTCTTCTCATTTGAGTTTGCGTGACGGGGATATGGTGAAAAAGAGAGCTTCGTGGGTTTATAGTAAGAAACGAGTTGGCTTTGGGTTCGGAGTTTCATTTGGGATCTTGCTTGATAGATATGCATTCTAGGTGTAATAAAGTTGATGTAGGTAGAAGGGTATTTGATAGCATGAAGGGTGGGAATGTTTATACTTGGACAGCAATGATGGTTATGTGAAGAATGGATCTCTAGAGGAAGGACTGGttctttttcaagaaattcAGGTGAGGGATGAAGTAGAACTTAATAAGGCTTCGCTTGTGAGTGTTCTTCCTGCTTGTAGCGCAGTTTCTGGTTTAATTGGTGTGAAACAAATTCATGGATATGCCATCAAGAAGGAATCtaatgatgatgtttccttatgTAATGCTTTGATCGGCATTTATTCCAAGTGCGGGAGCTTGGATCATGCAAAACAAGTCTTTGAGCATGGTTCTTTTCATAGGGATCCAATATCTTGGAGTTCAATGATTTCTGGCTATGGATTGCAGGGGAAGGGAGAGGAAGCTATCTTTGTATACAACAAGATGCTTCATCTTGGGAATAAATCAGACATGATAACAATAGTCGGGGTTCTTTCTGCTTGTGGCCGGTCAGGATTGGTTGATGAAGGCCTGCGCATCTATAAATCTACAATAAATGAATATAGGATGAAGCCAACGGTTGAGATTTGTGCTTGTGTTGTGAATATGTTAGGCCGATCAGGCCAGCCTGGCTGAGCTTTAGATTTTAGTAAATCCATGCCAATGGAAGCTAGTCCAAGAGTTTGGGGGGTGCTTGTTAGTGCTTCCATAATCCATGGAAATGCTGAGATGCAGGATCTGGCTTGTACCTTATTCAGTTCTAACCTGAAAGCCCTCCGAATTATTTCTCACTTTCAAACTTACATGCGTCTTCCAGGTGATGGGATGTAGTATCTGAGGTGAAAACAATGATGAAAGAAAGGTGCTTAACAAAAACTACTCGGTGGAGTTGGATAAGCATTAATAACACCACTCATTCTTTCAATGCTGCTGATAAACTGCATCCTTGTTCCAAGTCAAGATATCAACTGCTGGATGACCTCGTATTGTTGATGAATGGAGCTGCTGTTcctcataattttgaaaatttgacaTGGGTTTCGTGAATATGCTGTTTTCTGTCTCCCTTGACAATTGAGGATATCTTATGCAAGCCATAACCATATGCACAGATATGCATTCGTTAACCAAATGATTGAGACTCGACTGCTGTCTATACCTCTGGACATGTTTGCTGAAAATTTTGTCATTCAGGTATGTGTATTTCTTTCTTGAGTTTTTATTGTCTTAGTTTGACGTGAATTCTAGTTATTTACTCAAATCTTAATTATTCGTTTCTTGCAGGCGAATTTTGCTTGTATTCTCAAACTGGCCAAGTTGTTTCATGTTAAGCTATGTGGATTGATAGTATGGACACACAGCATTCTAGTTCCGCTTCGGCtcgcttctttttttttttaaataattgaaacaAAAGGAGTGCAGCCAACCTTGAAGATAATTGACAAGATCCGAAGACTTGCCGAACTGCTAGTGAGTCACATTCCATTACTGTCGGGAGCAATACATGCAAGCATCGTTTGACAGTGCCGGGATttacaactctttttttttttaatctttgtagataaaaaattgaatatctaGCAACAAGATTGTTGGAGCAACACGATCCGCTGAAACAGGAAACAGGGTTGCTTGCGTTCCATATGGATCTTACACATGTGGCTTCCATTGTAACCATGTGATATCAATGCTTGGTGTTCAAACTTCTTCACTTTGCCAAATTTGTTAGGGAAGCGTGGATTAGTCAACCAAACTATGTTTGGAATAATACAAGGTATTTTCATGATTCCAGTTCTTGCTCATAATTTTGGTTTCTCTACTCAACTGTCCCCTCTGCTCTGCACACTCAACCCTCTAGCCTCCACccgaacttttttttttttttttttcataattcaggAATTTATTAACGGCACCACGAAGCAGAACCCAAACCATAGTTGTCATAGCATTAGTTCACTACCAAAAGTTAAACATTGGGTATATAGGCTTCCAAAAATAGAACGGAACAGTCTCAAACATCATCTAAATGCTTTCCTGCTTGTTCTTCTCCATTCCTCAAGCTGCCATATGAACTTGATGCGCATCAGAAATAGTCCTCTGGAAATTAAACTACACACTTCAACAAACATCAGAAGCAAATCTTCATATCGAATATCAAAATCCCATGATCAATAAAACTTCCTGCTTGAATGGAGCTGGTAACTGATGCGTGTACATTTATGAAACAATAATCCatttgaaattaaacaaagGATCACCTTTGCCAGAGGACTTGCACCAATTAAAGGATCATTCTAATCTTAGCTGCGGCTGAAATGGGCTTAATTTGGGTGTGAAGACATGAGACTTGGACAATTCAAATGTCCCGATCTTCTACTCGTCTCTGTCCACGAAAATGTTATCGTTATGCTAGCTGGTTTATCTCTGTGAATCAGATTCTCTTTCACGGCGGTAAACATAAATAGAACCTATCAACACTCTTCCAACCCTTCTATTTTTCCGTGTTCTTTTACTCATaccttgctttctctctttctcaacAATGGGTTCGGACATGGGTACACGATGAATCCATCCTAAAGGCAATAATGCTGCAAAGAACTGTATCAAAATTCCCATTGGCAGGCTTGAGTAATCACCAGATGTTATTCCAATCAGAGAAGCTAACCCAACACCCAAGAACCCACTGACAATTGATGATAGACACAACGAAGATGCCAAGAAAGAGGTAAGAGATCCTTCACAACCCTGAGGACATAAACTAGCCAATAGCATTGAAAAAGGAAGGAGCTTAAATTGAGCAAGTATTTCTGCTAAACCCGAAAAACAACAAGCAAATACCTCGTTGGAAATTCCCAGTTTAAGATTTATCTGTCTCACTAGAACAAAGTccagaagaagagaagaagcataTAAAAACTGAACTGCACCAACTAATTTCCTCATAGGCACTTCTTTCCAATAACGGTCATAGAGTACAGTCATGGAAAGAAGCATCACCTGGCCAATTACACGTGACGTTCCAATAATTGAAGGATCAAGATGCAGGCACTGTGTTTGATAGCAAAACATGGAACCTGAGAGAACCGGAACTGTAGCAATAGAAGCTACGATCCAAGTGAGAGGGTGGGAGATGCTGTCCTCGTTTAATGCAGTTTTAAGATCACTTAGCTGTTTTCTGGTATTCTCCCAAATTGATGTGTTCACAAGGTTGTGATTTGATGGTTCTAATAAACCAAGAGATTTCTCTCTTACTATTGATGAAGTTGCTAgttgaagagagagaagaactGAAAATACAAGAAACATGGTTTTGGGTGGTGTTTTTTGTAAGAAACAACCACCTAGCAAGTTGCCTAGGATTC from Populus alba chromosome 8, ASM523922v2, whole genome shotgun sequence encodes the following:
- the LOC118057894 gene encoding probable folate-biopterin transporter 8, chloroplastic isoform X2, whose amino-acid sequence is MWVANRCWLCVGLGIGCRGLGVFLGLLSTSIWLTISTCIHHNCSFCKSLVTFPWWPNLFMDSSLMLFTLEVLIEYLIFSWEVLGWGPLALIPVAREALPILISCILISNLGASITEVANDALVTEYGQKNRIGGLQSYAFMALAVGGILGNLLGGCFLQKTPPKTMFLVFSVLLSLQLATSSIVREKSLGLLEPSNHNLVNTSIWENTRKQLSDLKTALNEDSISHPLTWIVASIATVPVLSGSMFCYQTQCLHLDPSIIGTSRVIGQVMLLSMTVLYDRYWKEVPMRKLVGAVQFLYASSLLLDFVLVRQINLKLGISNEVFACCFSGLAEILAQFKLLPFSMLLASLCPQGCEGSLTSFLASSLCLSSIVSGFLGVGLASLIGITSGDYSSLPMGILIQFFAALLPLGWIHRVPMSEPIVEKERKQGMSKRTRKNRRVGRVLIGSIYVYRRERESDSQR
- the LOC118057894 gene encoding probable folate-biopterin transporter 8, chloroplastic isoform X1: MIPLSIASRSPVTKLSPDNPKIQISSSTKLSHLKPVPCSFHRKNPNTINNPAKSKTHPFGSVLITPDHVSHKKGKINRGYEERRDSGHVGSQQMLALCGFGYWMQGFRSFPWLALNFHMAHNLNLHPSQLQLLQISGNLPMVAKPLYGLLSDAFYIGGAHRVPYILMGVFLQVLGWGPLALIPVAREALPILISCILISNLGASITEVANDALVTEYGQKNRIGGLQSYAFMALAVGGILGNLLGGCFLQKTPPKTMFLVFSVLLSLQLATSSIVREKSLGLLEPSNHNLVNTSIWENTRKQLSDLKTALNEDSISHPLTWIVASIATVPVLSGSMFCYQTQCLHLDPSIIGTSRVIGQVMLLSMTVLYDRYWKEVPMRKLVGAVQFLYASSLLLDFVLVRQINLKLGISNEVFACCFSGLAEILAQFKLLPFSMLLASLCPQGCEGSLTSFLASSLCLSSIVSGFLGVGLASLIGITSGDYSSLPMGILIQFFAALLPLGWIHRVPMSEPIVEKERKQGMSKRTRKNRRVGRVLIGSIYVYRRERESDSQR